One window of the Nicotiana tabacum cultivar K326 chromosome 4, ASM71507v2, whole genome shotgun sequence genome contains the following:
- the LOC107779386 gene encoding uncharacterized protein LOC107779386 isoform X1, with product MAEEEVMVEATTTSGPVPSDHHKRKLEDLEPEEVGSDSKPETESDSVQKAADEEDLDGSEAKRPRLEDNKANGLAAQNGYEEKIEEEPKEDDNVQLLDAEKNDTHPEVSQEVATEAPESVSEQPADADQQTGDVEHFDAEKISEAEKSSQVDEPSKGDIQEPDVEKSTQVGGPSKGEGDIQEPDAEKSTQVDEPSKDDIQEPSAEAPETEGVQLDQEHPASDDQTITRKMEVPNNKVGVLIGKSGDTIRYLQYNSGAKIQIMRDADTDPHAATRPVELIGTLENINKAEKLIKDVIAEADAGGSPALVARGFGTVQAVVGEQIEIQVPNEKVGLIIGKGGETIKSLQTRSGARIQLVPLPSDGKESKERTVRVTGDKKQIDMAREMIKEVMSQPVRPSTQSSGYGQQAFRPRGGAAPPQWGPRGGHPGQFPGYDYHQRGQYSSRSPQYPPPAYGNYPPQQAPRGGFGQGWEQRPPASMQGPQSQANYNYGQAHGPDYGQSYPHHQAQHGQGYGHGYTDVKYDHQMAPQNQYGGHGTSQPTSYPQSGAHPSYGTQEQYGKPPSYGMHPQASHSQPYSHPRANQPGEVPYQQGPAPSTQGYGASMPQQQQQFPYASSGQMQQTYPAYGSTATADGYNHPQAAPACGPGYPQQSAQPVPGYGQPVPQQPPAYAQAAPAGGYSSYPSQPAYTEQQATNSAGYGYQAPVDQTYSGAQASTTYSAPYTGQQAYAQPAPVPAAAPAQPGYDQSMAQSGGYATVPAAAGYVKSVSPQPGYAQYDANQMYGAPR from the exons ATGGCAGAGGAAGAAGTGATGGTGGAAGCAACAACAACAAGCGGCCCGGTTCCATCGGATCATCACAAGAGAAAGCTGGAAGATTTGGAACCTGAAGAAGTCGGGTCGGACTCGAAACCGGAAACGGAGTCGGATTCCGTGCAAAAAGCTGCTGATGAGGAAGATCTTGATGGGTCTGAAGCTAAAAGACCTCGTTTGGAGGATAACAAAGCTAATGGATTAG CAGCCCAAAATGGTTATGAGGAGAAGATAGAGGAAGAACCGAAAGAAGATGACAATGTGCAGCTGTTAGATGCAGAAAAGAATGATACTCACCCAGAGGTGTCTCAAGAAGTAGCCACAGAAGCTCCCGAATCAGTTAGCGAACAACCTGCTGATGCTGATCAACAAACAGGGGATGTTGAACATTTTGATGCTGAAAAGATTTCCGAGGCAGAAAAGAGTTCACAGGTAGATGAACCATCTAAAGGTGACATTCAGGAGCCTGATGTAGAGAAGAGTACACAGGTCGGTGGGCCGTCTAAAGGTGAAGGTGACATTCAGGAGCCTGATGCAGAGAAGAGCACACAGGTCGATGAGCCGTCTAAAGATGACATTCAGGAGCCATCAGCTGAAGCGCCTGAAACAGAGGGTGTTCAGCTTGATCAAGAGCATCCAGCCTCTGATGATCAAACAATTACACGCAAAATGGAGGTCCCCAATAATAAG GTTGGGGTTCTTATTGGAAAATCCGGGGATACTATTCGATACCTGCAATACAACTCGGGAGCTAAAATTCAGATAATGCGTGATGCTGATACAGATCCACATGCTGCAACCAGGCCTGTCGAACTGATTGGAACattagaaaatataaataaagctGAAAAATTAATAAAGGATGTCATAGCTGAG GCGGATGCGGGTGGTTCTCCTGCACTTGTGGCTAGAGGCTTTGGCACTGTGCAGGCTGTGGTTGGAGAACAGATCGagatacaagttccaaatgagaAG GTTGGTTTAATTATTGGAAAAGGTGGGGAAACTATCAAGAGCCTTCAGACAAGATCAGGGGCACGAATTCAG CTGGTTCCACTTCCTTCTGATGGAAAAGAATCTAAAGAAAGAACAGTGCGAGTGACTGGTGATAAAAAGCAAATTGATATGGCAAGAGAGATGATCAAAGAAGTCATGAGTCAG CCTGTAAGGCCATCAACTCAATCTTCGGGTTATGGTCAGCAGGCATTTCGCCCACGTGGCGGAGCTGCTCCCCCACAATGGGGACCCCGAGGTGGTCATCCTGGGCAGTTTCCAGGTTATGATTACCATCAAAGAGGACAATATTCATCTCGCAGCCCACAATACCCACCTCCTGCCTATGGAAATTATCCTCCACAGCAAGCACCAAGAGGCGGATTTGGTCAGGGTTGGGAGCAAAGGCCTCCAGCCTCTATGCAGGGCCCTCAGTCACAG GCAAACTACAACTATGGGCAGGCACATGGTCCAGATTATGGCCAGTCATACCCTCATCACCAAGCACAGCATGGACAAGGCTATGGGCATGGATACACTGATGTAAAATATGATCACCAAATGGCACCACAGAATCAGTATGGAGGACATGGAACTTCTCAGCCGACATCTTACCCTCAAAGTGGTGCACATCCCAGCTATGGCACACAAGAACAATACGGTAAACCTCCTTCATATGGTATGCATCCACAGGCTTCCCATTCGCAACCTTACAGCCATCCCAGGGCTAATCAACCTGGAGAAGTGCCATATCAGCAGGGTCCAGCTCCATCAACTCAAGGATATGGTGCTAGTATGccgcagcagcagcagcaattcCCCTATGCATCCAGTGGGCAAATGCAACAAACTTACCCTGCATATGGATCCACCGCTACCGCCGATGGATACAATCACCCACAAGCTGCTCCAGCTTGTGGTCCTGGGTATCCTCAGCAGAGTGCCCAGCCTGTTCCTGGATATGGTCAGCCTGTACCACAACAACCTCCTGCTTATGCCCAAGCAGCCCCTGCTGGAGGTTACAGTTCCTACCCTTCACAGCCCGCTTACACTGAACAGCAGGCAACAAATAGTGCAGGCTATGGTTATCAGGCACCAGTTGACCAAACTTACAGTGGTGCTCAGGCTTCAACTACTTATAGCGCACCATATACTGGACAACAAGCCTATGCTCAACCAGCTCCAGTTCCTGCTGCAGCCCCGGCTCAGCCTGGTTATGATCAATCCATGGCTCAATCAGGTGGTTATGCAACTGTACCTGCTGCTGCTGGTTACGTGAAGAGTGTCTCGCCCCAGCCTGGTTATGCACAGTATGATGCTAATCAGATGTATGGTGCCCCAAGGTGA
- the LOC107779386 gene encoding uncharacterized protein LOC107779386 isoform X2, translating into MAEEEVMVEATTTSGPVPSDHHKRKLEDLEPEEVGSDSKPETESDSVQKAADEEDLDGSEAKRPRLEDNKANGLAQNGYEEKIEEEPKEDDNVQLLDAEKNDTHPEVSQEVATEAPESVSEQPADADQQTGDVEHFDAEKISEAEKSSQVDEPSKGDIQEPDVEKSTQVGGPSKGEGDIQEPDAEKSTQVDEPSKDDIQEPSAEAPETEGVQLDQEHPASDDQTITRKMEVPNNKVGVLIGKSGDTIRYLQYNSGAKIQIMRDADTDPHAATRPVELIGTLENINKAEKLIKDVIAEADAGGSPALVARGFGTVQAVVGEQIEIQVPNEKVGLIIGKGGETIKSLQTRSGARIQLVPLPSDGKESKERTVRVTGDKKQIDMAREMIKEVMSQPVRPSTQSSGYGQQAFRPRGGAAPPQWGPRGGHPGQFPGYDYHQRGQYSSRSPQYPPPAYGNYPPQQAPRGGFGQGWEQRPPASMQGPQSQANYNYGQAHGPDYGQSYPHHQAQHGQGYGHGYTDVKYDHQMAPQNQYGGHGTSQPTSYPQSGAHPSYGTQEQYGKPPSYGMHPQASHSQPYSHPRANQPGEVPYQQGPAPSTQGYGASMPQQQQQFPYASSGQMQQTYPAYGSTATADGYNHPQAAPACGPGYPQQSAQPVPGYGQPVPQQPPAYAQAAPAGGYSSYPSQPAYTEQQATNSAGYGYQAPVDQTYSGAQASTTYSAPYTGQQAYAQPAPVPAAAPAQPGYDQSMAQSGGYATVPAAAGYVKSVSPQPGYAQYDANQMYGAPR; encoded by the exons ATGGCAGAGGAAGAAGTGATGGTGGAAGCAACAACAACAAGCGGCCCGGTTCCATCGGATCATCACAAGAGAAAGCTGGAAGATTTGGAACCTGAAGAAGTCGGGTCGGACTCGAAACCGGAAACGGAGTCGGATTCCGTGCAAAAAGCTGCTGATGAGGAAGATCTTGATGGGTCTGAAGCTAAAAGACCTCGTTTGGAGGATAACAAAGCTAATGGATTAG CCCAAAATGGTTATGAGGAGAAGATAGAGGAAGAACCGAAAGAAGATGACAATGTGCAGCTGTTAGATGCAGAAAAGAATGATACTCACCCAGAGGTGTCTCAAGAAGTAGCCACAGAAGCTCCCGAATCAGTTAGCGAACAACCTGCTGATGCTGATCAACAAACAGGGGATGTTGAACATTTTGATGCTGAAAAGATTTCCGAGGCAGAAAAGAGTTCACAGGTAGATGAACCATCTAAAGGTGACATTCAGGAGCCTGATGTAGAGAAGAGTACACAGGTCGGTGGGCCGTCTAAAGGTGAAGGTGACATTCAGGAGCCTGATGCAGAGAAGAGCACACAGGTCGATGAGCCGTCTAAAGATGACATTCAGGAGCCATCAGCTGAAGCGCCTGAAACAGAGGGTGTTCAGCTTGATCAAGAGCATCCAGCCTCTGATGATCAAACAATTACACGCAAAATGGAGGTCCCCAATAATAAG GTTGGGGTTCTTATTGGAAAATCCGGGGATACTATTCGATACCTGCAATACAACTCGGGAGCTAAAATTCAGATAATGCGTGATGCTGATACAGATCCACATGCTGCAACCAGGCCTGTCGAACTGATTGGAACattagaaaatataaataaagctGAAAAATTAATAAAGGATGTCATAGCTGAG GCGGATGCGGGTGGTTCTCCTGCACTTGTGGCTAGAGGCTTTGGCACTGTGCAGGCTGTGGTTGGAGAACAGATCGagatacaagttccaaatgagaAG GTTGGTTTAATTATTGGAAAAGGTGGGGAAACTATCAAGAGCCTTCAGACAAGATCAGGGGCACGAATTCAG CTGGTTCCACTTCCTTCTGATGGAAAAGAATCTAAAGAAAGAACAGTGCGAGTGACTGGTGATAAAAAGCAAATTGATATGGCAAGAGAGATGATCAAAGAAGTCATGAGTCAG CCTGTAAGGCCATCAACTCAATCTTCGGGTTATGGTCAGCAGGCATTTCGCCCACGTGGCGGAGCTGCTCCCCCACAATGGGGACCCCGAGGTGGTCATCCTGGGCAGTTTCCAGGTTATGATTACCATCAAAGAGGACAATATTCATCTCGCAGCCCACAATACCCACCTCCTGCCTATGGAAATTATCCTCCACAGCAAGCACCAAGAGGCGGATTTGGTCAGGGTTGGGAGCAAAGGCCTCCAGCCTCTATGCAGGGCCCTCAGTCACAG GCAAACTACAACTATGGGCAGGCACATGGTCCAGATTATGGCCAGTCATACCCTCATCACCAAGCACAGCATGGACAAGGCTATGGGCATGGATACACTGATGTAAAATATGATCACCAAATGGCACCACAGAATCAGTATGGAGGACATGGAACTTCTCAGCCGACATCTTACCCTCAAAGTGGTGCACATCCCAGCTATGGCACACAAGAACAATACGGTAAACCTCCTTCATATGGTATGCATCCACAGGCTTCCCATTCGCAACCTTACAGCCATCCCAGGGCTAATCAACCTGGAGAAGTGCCATATCAGCAGGGTCCAGCTCCATCAACTCAAGGATATGGTGCTAGTATGccgcagcagcagcagcaattcCCCTATGCATCCAGTGGGCAAATGCAACAAACTTACCCTGCATATGGATCCACCGCTACCGCCGATGGATACAATCACCCACAAGCTGCTCCAGCTTGTGGTCCTGGGTATCCTCAGCAGAGTGCCCAGCCTGTTCCTGGATATGGTCAGCCTGTACCACAACAACCTCCTGCTTATGCCCAAGCAGCCCCTGCTGGAGGTTACAGTTCCTACCCTTCACAGCCCGCTTACACTGAACAGCAGGCAACAAATAGTGCAGGCTATGGTTATCAGGCACCAGTTGACCAAACTTACAGTGGTGCTCAGGCTTCAACTACTTATAGCGCACCATATACTGGACAACAAGCCTATGCTCAACCAGCTCCAGTTCCTGCTGCAGCCCCGGCTCAGCCTGGTTATGATCAATCCATGGCTCAATCAGGTGGTTATGCAACTGTACCTGCTGCTGCTGGTTACGTGAAGAGTGTCTCGCCCCAGCCTGGTTATGCACAGTATGATGCTAATCAGATGTATGGTGCCCCAAGGTGA